In Cygnus atratus isolate AKBS03 ecotype Queensland, Australia unplaced genomic scaffold, CAtr_DNAZoo_HiC_assembly HiC_scaffold_421, whole genome shotgun sequence, one genomic interval encodes:
- the LOC118258516 gene encoding claw keratin-like, with the protein MSCSSLCAPVCGVAAPAPVADSANEPCVRQCPDSTVVIQPPATVLTLPGPILSSFPQHAVVGSAGVPGVAGGFGGTFGGRGGFGGYGGFGGYGGLLGYGGLGGYGGLGGYGGYGAFGSCGYGGWRRGHRYLSGNCGPC; encoded by the coding sequence atgtcctgctccagcctgtgtGCCCCTGTGTGTGGGGTGGCCGCCCCGGCCCCAGTGGCTGACAGCGCCAACGAGCCCTGCGTGCGGCAGTGCCCCGACTCCACTGTGGTGATCCAGCCCCCGGCCACGGTGCTCACCTTGCCCGggcccatcctcagctccttcccacaGCACGCTGTAGTCGGCTCGGCGGGAGTCCCGGGTGTGGCAGGGGGCTTCGGTGGCACTTTTGGAGGCCGTGGTGGCTTTGGGGGTTATGGGGGCTTTGGGGGCTATGGCGGCCTTTTGGGCTATGGAGGCCTTGGTGGTTATGGAGGCCTTGGAGGCTATGGGGGCTATGGAGCCTTTGGGAGCTGTGGATACGGAGGCTGGCGTCGGGGCCACAGGTACCTCAGTGGCAACTGTGGGCCCTGTTAA